One window of the Babesia microti strain RI chromosome IV, complete genome genome contains the following:
- a CDS encoding cytochrome c oxidase subunit Vb (overlaps_old_locusTagID:BBM_III07050) — protein sequence MNGILGVVNRLLIPSQNLQFSLRNGKKYIHTTNRYLYQHFDVGRPHDYWLPVETMPKDVDTLMKTDPSQMDYFGNYWYWRIRGESTLMDSENLPKKTYKQLTRDLGMQVVSEESEHMLGLLELYEYLKSSPFVGPFGTIKNPVLVPSMNVERVVGCTGGSGDREHVPLWFRCREGFLYRCGECDQIFMLVRLLLSLPDGEEPFPIDPDIDDVFDAQVLERGHIQWNTGDYIFWPIGNATYKQLFLQGKWGNPIPDTSMYDQTGPENSINMQPLDKHKKFAQY from the exons ATGAATGGGATACTTGGAGTGGTTAATAGGTTGCTTATACCATCGCAGAACTTGCAATTTTCATTGCGAAATGGCAAGAAATACATACACACAACAAATAGATACTTATATCAACATTTTGATGTGGGACGGCCTCATGATTATTGGCTCCCTGTGGAAACAATGCCAAAGGATGTTGATACATTAATGAAGACAGACCCTAGCCAGATGGATTACTTTGGAAATTATTGGTATTGGAGGATAAGAGGAGAGTCCACACTTATGGACTCtgaaaatttgccaaaGAAAACTTACAAGCAACTAACCAGAGATTTGGGCATGCAG gttgTAAGCGAAGAGAGTGAACATATGCTTGGGTTACTCGAACTGTATGAATACCTCAAGAGTTCCCCCTTCGTCGGTCCCTTCGGTACCATCAAGAATCCAGTCCTAGTCCCCTCCATGAATGTAGAAAG GGTTGTCGGTTGCACTGGGGGTTCGGGCGATCGTGAACATGTACCTTTGTGGTTTCGCTGCCGTGAAGGATTTCTTTATCGCTGTGGAGAGTGTGACCAAATATTCATGCTGGTGCGGCTATTACTATCGCTGCCGGATGGTGAAGAGCCCTTCCCCATAGACCCGGATATAGACGATGTTTTTGATGCGCAAGTACTTGAAAGGGGACATATTCAATGGAATACCGGTGATTACATTTTCTGGCCAATTGGTAATGCCACGtataaacaattgtttCTCCAGGGCAAGTGGGGGAATCCAATTCCAGACACTAGTATGTATGATCAAACCGGGCCCGAGAACTCGATTAACATGCAACCTCTTGATAAGCACAAAAAGTTCGCACAGTATTGA
- a CDS encoding Histone H3-like centromeric protein CSE4 (overlaps_old_locusTagID:BBM_III07055) gives MGINEGEIGSSIITPRRVSSRLVTPSRILTPARAVSEFNHGNLTHRQAIDAVIRFRINSMLHQVRDRMLVDKEGNVRPAKQPYHVRAKKYGSKIEHEISVYQKSTHFLIPRAIFARVVKEIAQRCYMGEGNIQFTVEALAALQTAAEDEIIRILEISTACSHHAKRVTLRVDDMRLARFCRGRQPYEFVPLKP, from the exons ATGGGGATAAACGAAGGCGA AATCGGATCAAGTATCATAACTCCAAGGCGTGTTTCAAGCAGATTGGTCACACCTTCTCGGATCTTAACTCCTGCGCGAGCTGTGTCAGAATTTAACCATGGCAATTTGACTCATAGGCAGGCAATAGACGCGGTAATACGGTTTAGAATTAACTCAATGTTGCATCAAGTAAGAGATCGCATGTTGGTGGACAAGGAGGGGAATGTGAGGCCTGCTAAGCAGCCTTATCATGTTAGGGCAAAGAAATATGGCTCAAAAATTGAGCATGAAATATCGgtatatcaaaaatcaaCTCATTTCCTCATTCCCCGGGCAATTTTTGCCCGTGTCGTTAAGGAAATCGCACAAAGGTGTTATATGGGCGAAggaaatattcaatttacTGTTGAAGCCCTTGCAGCGCTTCAAACTGCAGCGGAGGATGAAATCATTCGAATACTTGAGATTTCAACTGCTTGTTCTCACCACGCCAAAAGGGTTACTTTGCGGGTCGATGATATGAGATTAGCTAGGTTTTGTAGGGGTAGGCAACCGTACGAATTTGTTCCCCTTAAACCCTAA
- a CDS encoding protein phosphatase (overlaps_old_locusTagID:BBM_III07060) yields MSDIDKDIAQLERCESLSEEEVRLLCEKVKEILIEEANVQRVDAPVTICGDIHGQFYDFKQLIIFGHKVPTTNYLFMGDFVDRGYYSVETFLLLLTLKVRYPDRITLIRGNHESRQITQVYGFYDECTRKYGGTNVWRYCTDVFDYLAISALVDGRYFCVHGGLSPTNSTIDEIRCIDRKQEVPHEGLMCDLMWSDPEDMDGWGASPRGAGFLFGGDVVRQFVYQNGIDVIARAHQLVMEGYKWWFSHTLVTIWSAPNYCYRCGNIASIMELDDNLNPNFRTFEAATPEKRGVPAKKPIPEYFL; encoded by the exons ATGAGTGACATTGACAAGGACATAGCACAACTGGAACGCTGCGAATCGCTATCGGAAGAAGAAGTTAGGCTCTTGTGTGAAAAAGTGAAGGAGATTCTCATAGAGGAGGCTAATGTACAACGCGTGGATGCGCCGGTGACG ATTTGCGGGGACATCCATGGACAATTTTACGACTTTAAGCAACTGATAATCTTTGGCCACAAAGTACCAACCACTAACTACCTTTTCATGGGCGATTTTGTAGATAGAGGGTACTATTCGGTGGAAACTTTTCTACTTTTGTTAACTTTAAAGGTCAGGTATCCGGATAGGATCACATTAATACGGGGGAATCATGAGTCAAGGCAAATTACTCAG GTTTATGGATTTTACGATGAATGTACAAGAAAGTATGGCGGCACCAATGTTTGGCGATATTGCACAGATGTTTTTGACTATTTAGCAATTAGTGCATTAGTCGATGGACGCTATTTTTGCGTCCATGGGGGGTTGTCGCCCACTAACTCGACAATTGACGAGATCCGTTGCATTGATCGCAAACAGGAGGTGCCACATGAGGGGCTTATGTGTGACTTGATGTGGAGTGATCCGGAGGATATGGATGGCTGGGGCGCTTCTCCCCGTGGAGCCGGATTTCTTTTCGGCGGAGATGTTGTCCGACAATTTGTTTACCAAAACGGAATTGATGTTATTGCCCGTGCTCATCAGCTCGTGATGGAGGGGTACAAGTGGTGGTTTTCTCACACACTAGTGACCATTTGGTCGGCGCCTAACTATTGCTATAG ATGTGGCAACATAGCCAGCATAATGGAGTTGGACGACAACCTCAACCCTAATTTCAGGACCTTCGAGGCGGCAACTCCC gaAAAAAGGGGAGTCCCCGCAAAGAAACCCATTCCAGAGTATTTTTTATAG
- a CDS encoding conserved Plasmodium protein, unknown function (overlaps_old_locusTagID:BBM_III07065) produces the protein MSTCRWADIISSDSGYSFGRIARLESGTKKKATDDSFFDPGAPEVTEIKSINGHVSRLNIKNSPIRCSFKGLLSEISQSDSYTGGTGSNVKPAELSVTPYTNLIQGEQSNHTGKKWNKKEHSLDQQSDIYYSCSNKEPLNPTKKRKETTHSHNHINNDVNGTKNVSNSTSKKWNTLEISVKHNTSNWPSLSQCNYDDNGSPECIKNNMRKLGKSKNLTKDQLAQNGDTDMNQLLALLSTGDLDKLANLPTASIERLAKSLSSEDIVRLNDVQRIQLLQKTTLMQQALMQQISQQTTQSNNGVTNDCIRAAANDAAAETNMERINARLKDIAVGKTTKEYQNYISKVPRHERTDDDPQTPDPMEKCSSAKFRSKYRIWRVALHKYDSK, from the exons ATGTCAACTTGTAGATGGGCAGATATAATCAGCAGTGACTCAG GCTATTCATTTGGCAGAATTGCACGATTAGAAAGTGGCACCAAGAAGAAAGCCACTGATGATTCTTTTTTCGATCCGGGTGCCCCTGAGGTCACCGAGATAAAGAGCATAAATGGCCATGTATCTCGGCTGAACATTAAGAATTCACCTATTAGATGCTCTTTTAAGGGTCTTTTATCGGAAATATCACAATCAGATTCATATACAGGTGGTACTGGAAGTAATGTTAAACCTGCAGAATTATCAGTCACGCCATACACAAATTTGATTCAAGGAGAACAAAGCAACCATACTGGCAAAAAGTGGAACAAAAAAGAACACAGCTTGGATCAACAGTCTGATATTTATTACTCATGTTCCAATAAGGAACCACTCAATCCCACTAAGAAGAGGAAGGAAACCACACACTCTCATAATCACATCAATAATGATGTTAACGGCACAAAAAATGTTTCAAATTCAACCAGTAAGAAATGGAACACACTCGAAATATCGGTTAAGCATAATACATCCAATTGGCCATCACTATCACAATGCAATTATGACGACAATGGTTCCCCCGAATGTATTAAGAATAACATGAGAAAATTGGGGAAATCAAAGAATTTAACAAAGGATCAACTGGCCCAGAATGGAGATACAGACATGAATCAGTTACTCGCTTTGCTGAGTACTGGGGATTTGGACAAGTTAGCCAACCTACCCACTGCATCCATTGAAAGATTGGCAAAATCACTTAGCAGTGAAGATATAGTTAGATTAAATGATGTTCAGAGAATACAACTACTCCAGAAAACAACCCTAATGCAGCAAGCCCTAATGCAACAGATTTCACAGCAAACAACACAATCTAATAATGGTGTGACAAATGATTGTATACGTGCTGCAGCAAATGATGCAGCGGCTGAAACCAACATGGAACGTATAAATGCAAGGCTAAAAGATATTGCAGTGGGAAAGACGACGAAG GAATACCAAAACTACATTTCAAAAGTGCCTCGGCATGAAAGGACAGATGATGATCCGCAGACACCTGACCCCATGGAAAAGTGTTCATCTGCCAAGTTCCGTTCCAAATATCGCATCTGGCGCGTGGCTCTGCATAAATATGACAGTAAATGA
- a CDS encoding prolyl-tRNA synthetase (overlaps_old_locusTagID:BBM_III07065) has product MCCLNPQFFFVINTLVALLLSHIECYSSGRNVLYGLSSYRHLPLNKPENLLKKVGITSHISSGLITYLPFGQLLIDKLKHYVESKFITRLGAAKVKFPSLLPQTLMSESRKLEFGDSLFSITDRNDRKYYLSPTSEEIISEVISQMGVLPMLAKPIYLFQSSEKYRDEMRPCTAALRYREFLMFDLYSFHSTQECLDNSFKSIAQIYREISKEFNIETYESDRDSELEFLTTIGDKQIELGHLFKLGTQFTGGISSSHSVYMGSYGIGLLRLLSAILWAHRDDEGVILPPQLSVFGTAVMDTKCNLAALTKIFNLNSCECMLLDDRDGKIEDKLCDLRTVGIPRIVISLSNGVVRYLDRRESSFGELPYR; this is encoded by the exons ATGTGCTGTTTGAACccacaatttttttttgttaTAAACACGCTAGTTGCATTGCTGCTTTCGCATATTGAGTGTTATTCTAGTGGACGCAATGTGTTGTATGGATTGTCGTCCTATCGGCACTTGCCATTGAATAAACCAGAAAATCTTCTCAAAAAAGTGGGCATAACGTCACATATTTCCAGTGGGCTTATCACATATTTACCCTTTGGACAGTTACTAATCGATAAATTGAAGCATTATGTGGAATCCAAATTCATCACGCGCCTGGGGGCCGCAAAGGTTAAATTTCCCAGTTTACTACCACAAACACTAATGTCTGAAAGT AGAAAATTGGAATTTGGCGATTCACTATTCAGCATTACTGATAGAAATGATCGCAAATACTATCTCTCACCTACTTCTGAAGAAATAATTTCAGAAGTTATATCGCAAATGGGGGTTTTGCCTATGTTAGCAAAACCTATCTACCTATTCCAGTCGAGTGAAAAATATCGCGACGAAATGAGACCTTGCACGGCTGCTTTGAGGTATAGGGAGTTTTTGATGTTCGACCTGTACTCATTTCATAGTACTCAGGAGTGTTtagataattcatttaagAGT ATCGCACAAATCTATCGGGAAATATCCAAGGAATTCAATATAGAAACGTACGAGTCGGATCGAGACTCCGAATTGGAATTCCTAACTACGATAGGAGATAAACAAATAGAACTGGGGCACCTATTTAAATTAGGCACCCAATTCACGGGGGGAATCAGTAGTTCCCATTCTGTATACATGGGCAGCTATGGCATTGGCCTATTACGCCTCCTTTCTGCAATTCTCTGGGCCCACAGAGATGATGAAGGTGTGATTTTACCGCCACAACTCAGCGTTTTTGGAACAGCTGTGATGGATACCAAATGCAATCTAGCCGCTTTGACTAAGATATTCAACTTGAATAGCTGTGAATGTATGCTGTTGGATGATAGGGATGGTAAGATTGAGGATAAGTTATGTGACCTGCGTACTGTGGGTATACCGAGAATAGTGATATCACTAAGCAATGGCGTAGTTAGATATTTGGATAGAAGAGAGAGTAGCTTTGGAGAATTGCCGTACAGATAA